The window GATGACACTTGCAAAAGCTATCAAGGCCAAGTATCAGAGGATACAGTTTACTCCAGACCTCTTACCTGCAGATCTTATCGGTACCCTGATTTATAATCCACGTGACGGTGAATTCTCCACTAAAAAAGGACCTATTTTTTCAAACATCATCCTTGCTGATGAAATTAACAGGGCTCCTGCTAAGGTGCAGAGTGCACTTTTAGAAGCCATGCAGGAGAAACAGGTGACAATAGGGGAAAATACCTTTAAACTTGAAGAGCCGTTTCTGGTTCTCGCGACACAAAACCCTATAGAGCAGGAAGGGACATACCCTTTGCCGGAAGCCCAGGTTGATCGTTTTATGTTAAAGGTGATTGTTGGTTATCCGACAAAGCTGGAGGAGAGGGAAATCCTGGAAAAGAAGGCATTAACTGATTCGAGTGTCAATATTAAGCCCATAATTTCGGCTGATGACATACAGCTCTTACGTTCAGTGGTTGATCAGATCTACATTGACGACAAGATAAAGGATTACATTGTAGACCTGGTGTTCGCTTCACGAGAACCAAAAAAGTATAACCTCGAAATTGATCAATTTATCGAGTTTGGAGCATCTCCCAGGGCAACCATTTATCTTGCGGTTGCTTCAAAGGCGTATGCGTTTCTCAGGGGAAGGGGATATGTTACTCCACAAGACGTTAAAACGATTGGGATGGATGTGTTAAGGCATCGAATCATTGTTACGTATGAAGCGGAAGCAGAAGAATTGACATCGGAAAAGATCATTCAGATAATATTTGACAACGTGGAAGTTCCTTGATGGGGGAATAAGCTTGAATGGCTTCTGCCTGCTCTCATGTTTGATTGTCTCTGTAGGGGTATTCCAGGGCTGTACAACATTGAACAAGACCGTGTACGAGCGCTCCGAAAACAAGAAAGAGACTGTGGCAGAAGAGGACATGTTGAAAGAACTTGATGGGTTGAAGGGACTACTGGGTGACAGAGTCCCAAGCGAAGGGGCTGTTGAGTTTGGGATGAGTTTGGAGAAAGTACAGGACATTTTTCCAGCTCCTGATAAGTTTGAATATAAGCCTTTCGTAAATGGCAAAGTAACCATGCTGTCAAGAGATGCATCAGGTGGCCGGTTTAACTTTTTTTTTTACGAGGATAAAGCTTACAAAGTCGTCTTTATAAAGAGATGGGGCAGTTTTGCTTTAAGGTTTGCAAAGGATGACATAAACGAGTTTGTAAACGTCTTTTTAGAGAATTATGGTAGGCCTGACGAGAGAAAAAGTGATAATGTGCATCAAAAGATAGCCTGGTTATTAAAGGACTCAGAAGTGATAATTGAGGTCTTTAATTTAATGTCTCATTCTGGTCTGGAAAGAGTGCTTACACTCGTTTACGCAGACAGGAGCAAAGCTGCTTTAGCGAAGGGCGGCGAAAGTTTCGAAATTTACCGAACAAAACATGAAGGTATACTGGATCAATAACTCCAGGTATAAATTTTCGTAAAGTAGAGATCAGAAAAAAATATACAGTGGACTCTGTATTCTGAGGAGTGTATAAATAAATATTTTCCAGGCAACTGCTACAGGAACACCGTCAGGGAGAACTTCGTTATTGTGCCGTTATTTCCAGGTTTGATACACTTCGGCTCCACTCAGTCTGAATTTATTCTAAGCGAAACCGAAGTATATACCTTATCCACGATACAAATGGGGTAAATAGCGCCCCTGTCTTACCACCTTGATTTGTTATCATACCATTCCGACCAAGCATCCCACTCTACATATTTGCCGCCGTCAGATAGCCAGTATTGTTGACCTTCTCTCCAGCGCATTTTGGTGATGTAATCGGTGCTCTTTGTCTGCGTCTGCTTGACCTTTGCATAAAAATAGCAATCTACCTGATGGAAGTTTATCTTTCCTTTTTCTTTCACTTCATTGAGTTCAAGGTCATCCATAGTCAATGTGTTGGTCTGCAGCTTTTTTTCGTCAACAACTATTTCGTAAGTTGTTTTTTCTTCAACTCTTATAGTTACACCTTTTGGCTTGGGACTTGGAATGTGAATAGGGTTCTCATACGGTGCAAATGACTGGTGGTAACTATCCTGAGGCTTTCTGATAAAGTCTTCGGACTCTGCCTCCACATGTACTGGAAATGCAAGATAAAAAAGACAAAAAACGAAACAAACTCCCGCTGAAACAATATATTTACTAAGGTTCATATCCATCCCTTTACCTTTCTCTATATAAGAAAAAACTTAATCACTTTATTAATAAATTCTACAGAAAAAATATTGTTTGTCAATATTTGATTACTGCAGTCTCACTTATGATTTATAAGATGATCCTTGATCAGTTGCTTGATTAGTAATTCTCCGGTTTAAGAAAAACGGAACAGATACAGTGAGTGCGATAAATTCCGTAGCCAAGAGATAGTGATGTAATTGAAGATTACACAATTATGATAGAAGCGCAGCAGGTGGATAGTTTTCCTACAACTGATAGTTATTCTTCAATAAACAGATCTTCTTAAAGGATGGTATATCTTGCTTGACAAATATTATAGGCTTTTGTATAGTACCCGTTTATCAAGTTTTGTGCTAAAGTTAGGGGGTGAGGATCTATGAAAACGAAAATCAGAAAGAGTTCAATTAAGCGGATCAAGATGTGTGGTTTCCGTAAGAGAATGAGTACTAAGGGCGGAAGGGCTATTATTAATAGAAGGAGAGCCAAGGGCCAAAAATTCAATACGTAGGAAGTGTGCTCATTGATGGTGAGGCACTTTTGCATCTCGGTGCTGTTTATGTGTCTGCGGTTATCGGTATCGGCATGCAATCGTTACTGCAAAGGTGCAAAAAGATATCGTATGATGAGTTCCATCGCTGCTCTAATAAGGTTGTTAATCGGTAATGAGAGGGCCCGTTTTTTCTTTTTCATGCTCTATTGATTTGATATAACTGCCAGGTAGTTCGTGATTGGTTCTGTGCAATCTTACCAACTATCTTACAGATTCCTTCGGTATCAGGTCCGACTCATTCTATTCGGATAGCCCTTTATTTTCTCCGCCTCTTCTTTTGTTATAAACCTTCCAGCTCTCTCTGTGTCGTACCTACAGTCAATAATACCCATACACTTTCCAAGGGGGACAGGTATCGATGTCCGGCAGTTCATGACCCGGAGAACAGGTATTTCTGAAAAGCATTTGGCTGACCATCTCTACTTCTTCCTTAAGTAAATTCTCTTCTGGTAACCGTTTTGTCATCGGTGCCGAACTAGCGGAAATAATCTGCTGAATAAGAGGCAGAATAACTATCAAGATTGTGTAAACAATACAACAAATCTTCAACGTTAACTCACCTTTCAATAAGCGACAAATTCATTGAAAACAAAAAATATCACAAAATTTATTGTATCCGGACTTATGCCATTTTCTGTCAATGATTTTGACTATTGTTTTCCAGCGATGAAAAATTAAAACGCTTTTTATTCAATCCTCTCATTGATGAAGCTTGACATCTAACAGTCTACGATTTGGAGACTTGATTTTTTGCGATCGAAACCGGGGTATCACTGATTTGGCAGCCTGCCTGGTCCAGAACGAAAAAAACAGAAAAGATTTCTGACATGTCCTGACGAGTCCGGGTTGGGATGATTGATGCTGTAATACAAGTAGTATACGGTGATTGATTGTATCTATTACGTGGTTTTCAAAAACAAGCTTGATTATTTTAGTGATATATAGTAAAGGTAAGCATATGCAGAATGAAACACACGAAAACATACTAGTAATTGATTTTGGTTCACAATATTCTCATCTCATTGCAAGGAGGATAAGGGAGCACAACATATATAGCAAGATAGTATCATATAAGACTAGTCCCGAGGAGATTAAACAACTCAATCCTAAAGGCATAATCCTTAGTGGAGGACCAGCGAGTGTCTCAATAGCTGATGCACCTCGCTGTGACGAAAAAATTCTTTTCATGGATATTCCAATCCTCGGAATATGTTACGGATTGCAATTGGGCAGCCAGATTTTGGGCGCGAGCGTAAAACCATCAAAAAACAGGGAATACGGAAGAAGTGTGTGTAAAATCAGAAACCACTCCCTTCTGCTTAGCGAATTAGATAACACAATAAGTGTCTGGATGAGCCATGGTGATCAGGTAGAGAAACTTCCGGATGATTTTGAATCGCTTGCCTATACTGAAAATTGCCCGTTTGCGGCTGTAAGACACAAGAAAAGAGATTTCTACGGAGTTCAATTTCATCCAGAGGTAACACATACTCCGTCTGGCAAACAGATACTTCATAATTTTCTCTTTAAGATTTGTCATTGCGCCGGAGACTGGAAGATGAGCTCATATATTGATAGTAAGGTGAAGGAGATCAGAGATCAAGTTAAAGATGAAAGGGTCATATGTGGCTTGTCGGGTGGTGTCGATTCAGCTGTTGCGGCTGCCCTTATCTACAAGGCAATAGGGCGGAATCTCTCTTGCGTACTGGTTGATAATGGATTATTGAGATCAAACGAATCTGATGATGTGATCAATGCCTTTAAGGACAACTTCGAAGCGGACCTGCACCTTGTCAATGCCGGTGACAGATTTTTGAGCCGATTGTCTGGTGTTGTTGATCCTGAACAAAAGCGGAAAATTATTGGTCATGAGTTCATAGATGTTTTCAAGGATGAGTCCAGAAAACTGGCTGATATTAAATTCCTGGCACAGGGGACCCTTTATCCTGATATTATTGAAAGTGTCGCTGTGCATGGAGGACCCGCTGCCACCATCAAAAGCCATCATAATGTTGGTGCTTTGCCTGCAGAATTAGGATTTGAATTAGTCGAACCCCTTAAAGAACTCTTTAAGGATGAGGTAAGGCGTATTGGTATAGAACTGGGATTGCCTGAGGAGATCATATGGAGACATCCTTTTCCAGGTCCGGGTCTTGCCATCAGGATAATAGGTGAAATCACGGAAGAGCGAATATCAATTCTCAGGAATGCAGACGACATTATGGTAAATGAAATAAAAAGCGAGGGTCTTTATCGAGAGATTGCACAAGCATTTGCAGTGTTGTTACCCGTGAGCAGCGTCGGCGTTATGGGAGATGAGAGGACCTATGAAAATGTTATTGCGTTGAGGGCTGTAGACACCCACGATTATATGACAGCAGACTGGACAAGACTGCCCCAGGAATTACTGGCCAGGATCTCAAACCGCATCATCAACGAAGTGAGAGGTATTAACCGGGTTGTTTATGACATTAGCTCAAAACCACCAAGTACGATTGAATGGGAATGAACCTGTCTGCAGTAAGGGCCACTTTTCTTCTCCTCTTTACTATTTCGCAAGCAGAATTCCGAATTTCCAGAGCGAGCCCAGGACTTTAGAACCATGAACGGGCGAATGGTTGCTTTGAGTGCTTCTCTTACATTTCCAGATTATTTGTTGAAATGTGAGAAATCTCTTTTTGTCAGGTCTTTGTAGGCATTCATAAGAACAGTCGTCATTTCACCCGGTATACCATTTCCTATCTCATTCTCTTCAATCCTGGATATCGGCATGATTTCCATCAGAGAGTTTGTTATAAACACCTCATCTGCACGCAGTAACGTTTCTACCCTGAAGCGTTCTTCTTTTACTAGGAGATTCATATTTTTACAGATTTTGAGTACCGTTTTTCTCGTGATTCCAGGTAAAATATTTGTGTCAAGGGGAGGTGTGATAACACCCTTGTCTTTAACCATAAAGATGTTGCTTACCGTACATTCCATGACATCTCTGTCGGTATTGAGCAAAAGGGCATCATCTGCAGACCGGTTTTCTACCTCTTCTTTTATCAGTATGGTTGTGAGGAGATTAGTGGTCTTGTGGCATGATATGGGACATGAGGTACTTCTTTTTGACTTTGATACAATTATGGACATCCCTTTTTCGTACAATTCCTTCGGGTAGGGAGTAAGGGCTTTCACTACAATCAAAAGTGTTGGTTCCGGATTGTCGGTCATTACCAGCCCTCGACTGCCAGACCCCCTGGATAATGTAATTCTAATATAAGCATCGGTAAGATTGTTTTTCTTAATTAATGTGTGAACAGCATTACGACAATATTGATCGGTAAAAACAAAAGGGATTCTGAGTTTTCGAGCTGAGGAACGGAGGCGGTTCAGGTGCTCGGTTAATTTGAAAGGATCTCCATTGTATGATCGGAGTGTTTCAAAGAGACTGTCACCATAAAGAAAACCTCTATCTTGAGCGGTTATATACCCCTCTTTTTCTGATAAGATAGAACCGTTTAAGAAAATATAGTCTTTCATTCCGTACTCAACCCTCCAACATTGTAAGTACAGATCCTTGTGTGACTAGCTGCTCTTCTTTGGTCTCTGCAAGTCTGAGGTTGATCCAGCGGCTTACCATAAACCAGACAAGGGGGAAAACTCCGCCGACAACAAAGACCAATACCCCGAGACCCCGTAACCAGGTAAACATTTGAAACGTTGAGGTCTCAAGAAAGGCCTGTGAACGGGCATAAGCATATCCATGGGTCATGGCCACCACCAATTGATGGACTCCAACGGGAAACAGATCCATGACAACCATGAGCAAAAGACCCACGTTCATCGACCAGAATGAAGTGTGAAGGAGCTTCGTATTCCATCGATCTGGCCCGATATTCCAGCGACCGCAGAACAGCATGGCAGCAATTGCCAAGTTCCCGTACACACCGAACAGCGCAGCGTGTGCGTGATTCACGGTTAGGTACGTTCCATGTTGGTAGTAGTTCACGATTGGCAGGTTAATTGCCAACCCAAAGACGCCCGCACCAAAGAAATTCCAGAAGTTGACCCCGATCAGAAACAGAAAGGGGGTTGAAAGACCAAACGTTGCCTGGGGACCCTCAAGTTCCTGTAACTGGTGAAAGGTACTTTCAGGTATATTTCGGAAACGCCAGGCGGAAACCGTCAATAGGATGAGCGGTGCAACCTGAAGGCTCGAAAGTACGCCTCCCAGGGCAATTGTCTCGATCGATTTGGCGTTCCAGTAAAAATTGTGGGCGATACCGATCAAACCTGAACCCAAAAAGAGGATGGCTGCCAGGTAGACCGTTTTTGCTGCCATCCGGTGTGTAACAAATCCCATAAGATACATGAAGTAGGCAATGATAATCGTGGTGAGAACTTCGAAAAACGCTTCAACCCACATGTGAATTGTACACCATCTCCAAAAGTCAGCGATAACAAAGTTCGTATCCGGACGTGCTACGAACGATGCCGTAAACATAAAGATGATGCCCGCGATGGAATAGACTAACCAGTTCGGGAGAGACCACGTCTGCTTTAGCCGTAAGACAGGCCAAAGACCACGCATGATGATAATCAGCCACACGACAAACGAGACGAAAAGGATGATGTGATAGAGTCTGCCGATGGTAAGGTATTCCCAACCTTGCAGACCGAACCATCGCCATCCTGCACCCTCGCCGAGTATTCCCTTGATTCCCAGCGGGATTCCCAGTATTCCCCCTGCCGCCACAAAAATCAGCATCCAGAAAAACGTGTTTACAGAGGTCAGTTGTCCCGGCGGTTCGGGTCGACTGATCGATGGTAATACCCAGATTGTTGCCGCAAACCAACAGACGGCAATCCAGAGGACAGACATCTGTGAATGCCAGGCCCGTGTTATCGTTACCGGCAGCAGATGGTTAATCTCGATTCCCATATTGGCAAAGATGCCCATAAAATCAATGATAGTTAACAGGCCTGCAAGTACCTGTATCATGAACAGGATGGCAGCTACGGCAAAAAACTTGTATGTTGCAAGCTGTGTTCGGGTTGGTCGGTACTTATTGACTATGGCAGTTGTTGCAAGTGGCGGTTGTTTTCCCCTTTGCTTTTTTAACTCAGCATTCTGGTCATCCTTGCCGTAAAAGTAAAACATGATTCCAACTGAAAGCACTACAGCCAGGACACCTATAACGCTCCAGAGCACCAATCCGCCGTGTGGTAAGTTGCCCGCCAGAGGGTCGTATGGCCAGTTGTGAGTATAACTGTATTGGTAACCGGGTCTCTGCGCACCACAAATCCAACCACCCCAGAAGAAAAATGCGGTCAGCTGCCGAATCTTTTCGTTGTCGGTAATGTAATTTGCCGGCTTGAACTGTTCAACTCCGACTAATTCTCCTCCCTCTTTAAACTTCTGGCTGTTATATTCGTTGAATAGATGAAAGGCATGCACTTGTGCGTCCGTAAGTGTGACAACTCCGGCGCTGTATTTACTCTCTTTTGTATCACCTCTCCTCATGTAATAGTCTGGATCGTATCGGTTATTTTTGAGCTCTTTCTGGACAAGTGCCTGTACGACGGTTTTTCTCATTTCATAATCGGGGACTCTCTCCTTCCATTTCTTATCATGAAATTCATTCATCCACTGTGCGGTCAGGTTAAGAGCCTCACCCGTGAAATCGGGACCTCGCATACCTCCATCACCCAAGAAACTGCCGTAATCCATCAGTCCGTAACGCAAAAAAACATTCTGACCTCCGATTATATCTTCTGCCGAGAAAACAAGATAGTTTTCCTCATCGACAAAATCACACATCGGCGGTGCGTATTTGTAGGTCTTGTATCCAATGTATCCCACTATGCTTACACTGATGGCGGAGATGATTACAAAGATCTTCCACCACTGTTTCCGTTGATCGATCAATCTCGATACACTCATAATTATCTTAATCCTCCTTAGTTTTCTGTTTACCAGGTTCAGCGTCAGGACCAACAGGGACGCAAGCATACGTGTGATATCACCAAGATCGGTGTGATGATAAAAAAGAGGAAACCGGTACGCTGAATACAAAGCAGAGCTAGCCGGTTACTTCACATATCTCATCATTGTTCTCGGCATCATGCCAAACGGCGGTGTGGAAGATGTTATTGTGACAGACAAAACTCTCAATGTTTTATCTTAAAACCGGAGGTTTAACAGGTTTTGTTCTCACCGTGCACCCTTTATCGTTCGCCGTAAATAGTGTTTGAACGCCAACTACCCGTCTACGGTGCTGCCGCAATAATGACCTGATCCTCACGCACTTGAGTATGCTCAGGTTACGTAATTATTACGTGTCTTGTACCTGAACACTTACCGTTCAAACACAGGGTTTTCGTTCACGCACTAAATAGATAAGTAGCCGTACTTACTTCCACACTAAATAATAAATTAAAACTCATCGATTTCAACTGTTTTTTCAAAAATGGATAAATTTGAGCAGTAAATGTCACCAACTCTCCTGAAGAGATTGAACCGTTACATCCGCTTGAGTATGATTGTTTGTGTGATATTGTTTAAGTCTCTTAATATTAATAGGTTAATGCCTGCAATAGATTTGAACCATCGCAATTGCCAATAAAGATGGTTATTTTTCCTCCTAACCTAAACTTGTAAGCATGCCGGTAAAACATCAATAGGCAGGATCTGGTTCAGGGAAAGACGATTTTGGATAAATTCCTTTGTCTTTTTTGGTTGAAGCAGGACAGGAAGCTGAGGCGGATGAATTTGGGTTAAGATTGATATATTCTGCATTTGAAGAGACCAGCGGGGGTAGCAGAATTTTTTGAATTGATTGTCAGGGAAGAAGAGAAAGATCGTTCCCGGTTACTCTCCTGTGTGGGGACACATCCTTATACACCTGACAGGATAAAAAGATTGAAAAAGCTGATTTCAGAGATAAGAATTAACGAAAAGAAGGGATTCCGATAAACTGCTCAGTCTCTTTCATTACCGTTTCCCGGTCAAAATCCCAAAAGATATGATGATTGGAGCTGTTGACCCAGATCAGTCTCTTATCATGGGAAGCAACTGCTTGAAAGGCTTCATGAGCCGCTTTGGGTGATGCCGCTTCATCTTGAGAAGAATGAAAACAGAGAAGAGGAGACTGTATTGCCTTTAATATTTCATCTCTTTTCGCTTTTTTCCCTATCTCAACAAGCGTTTTTACCCCTTTCAGAGGAAACCATTGATACGAAAAAATTTTCCCTTTTGCCTCAGTTCTATTTACCTTGATATTGCCTGTTCCTTTGTGTATCCAGCGGAGAACAGGATTGAGTAGGGAAATCCATGTTTCAACCGGTAAAACATAATATTTTTTATACCTAATTCCAAAGAATGGTGCACCAAATACAAGTTTATCTACCGACACATCCTTTACAGCAACAGCACTCAGTGCACAACCCATCGAGTGCCCTACGATCACAACCTCTTTATACTGTTTTTTCAAGTGTATCAATTCGTTACGAACGGCACGAATAAGTTCATCAGCACTCTTTTTTTCAAAATCGAA is drawn from Candidatus Scalindua sp. and contains these coding sequences:
- a CDS encoding MoxR family ATPase, which gives rise to MQAQDIQDITRIKEKSHILNELIDEVGKVIVGQRYLIERLVIGILANGHILLEGVPGLAKTLTVMTLAKAIKAKYQRIQFTPDLLPADLIGTLIYNPRDGEFSTKKGPIFSNIILADEINRAPAKVQSALLEAMQEKQVTIGENTFKLEEPFLVLATQNPIEQEGTYPLPEAQVDRFMLKVIVGYPTKLEEREILEKKALTDSSVNIKPIISADDIQLLRSVVDQIYIDDKIKDYIVDLVFASREPKKYNLEIDQFIEFGASPRATIYLAVASKAYAFLRGRGYVTPQDVKTIGMDVLRHRIIVTYEAEAEELTSEKIIQIIFDNVEVP
- the rpmH gene encoding 50S ribosomal protein L34, with protein sequence MKTKIRKSSIKRIKMCGFRKRMSTKGGRAIINRRRAKGQKFNT
- the guaA gene encoding glutamine-hydrolyzing GMP synthase, with amino-acid sequence MQNETHENILVIDFGSQYSHLIARRIREHNIYSKIVSYKTSPEEIKQLNPKGIILSGGPASVSIADAPRCDEKILFMDIPILGICYGLQLGSQILGASVKPSKNREYGRSVCKIRNHSLLLSELDNTISVWMSHGDQVEKLPDDFESLAYTENCPFAAVRHKKRDFYGVQFHPEVTHTPSGKQILHNFLFKICHCAGDWKMSSYIDSKVKEIRDQVKDERVICGLSGGVDSAVAAALIYKAIGRNLSCVLVDNGLLRSNESDDVINAFKDNFEADLHLVNAGDRFLSRLSGVVDPEQKRKIIGHEFIDVFKDESRKLADIKFLAQGTLYPDIIESVAVHGGPAATIKSHHNVGALPAELGFELVEPLKELFKDEVRRIGIELGLPEEIIWRHPFPGPGLAIRIIGEITEERISILRNADDIMVNEIKSEGLYREIAQAFAVLLPVSSVGVMGDERTYENVIALRAVDTHDYMTADWTRLPQELLARISNRIINEVRGINRVVYDISSKPPSTIEWE
- the pabC gene encoding aminodeoxychorismate lyase, producing the protein MKDYIFLNGSILSEKEGYITAQDRGFLYGDSLFETLRSYNGDPFKLTEHLNRLRSSARKLRIPFVFTDQYCRNAVHTLIKKNNLTDAYIRITLSRGSGSRGLVMTDNPEPTLLIVVKALTPYPKELYEKGMSIIVSKSKRSTSCPISCHKTTNLLTTILIKEEVENRSADDALLLNTDRDVMECTVSNIFMVKDKGVITPPLDTNILPGITRKTVLKICKNMNLLVKEERFRVETLLRADEVFITNSLMEIMPISRIEENEIGNGIPGEMTTVLMNAYKDLTKRDFSHFNK
- a CDS encoding cbb3-type cytochrome c oxidase subunit I gives rise to the protein MLASLLVLTLNLVNRKLRRIKIIMSVSRLIDQRKQWWKIFVIISAISVSIVGYIGYKTYKYAPPMCDFVDEENYLVFSAEDIIGGQNVFLRYGLMDYGSFLGDGGMRGPDFTGEALNLTAQWMNEFHDKKWKERVPDYEMRKTVVQALVQKELKNNRYDPDYYMRRGDTKESKYSAGVVTLTDAQVHAFHLFNEYNSQKFKEGGELVGVEQFKPANYITDNEKIRQLTAFFFWGGWICGAQRPGYQYSYTHNWPYDPLAGNLPHGGLVLWSVIGVLAVVLSVGIMFYFYGKDDQNAELKKQRGKQPPLATTAIVNKYRPTRTQLATYKFFAVAAILFMIQVLAGLLTIIDFMGIFANMGIEINHLLPVTITRAWHSQMSVLWIAVCWFAATIWVLPSISRPEPPGQLTSVNTFFWMLIFVAAGGILGIPLGIKGILGEGAGWRWFGLQGWEYLTIGRLYHIILFVSFVVWLIIIMRGLWPVLRLKQTWSLPNWLVYSIAGIIFMFTASFVARPDTNFVIADFWRWCTIHMWVEAFFEVLTTIIIAYFMYLMGFVTHRMAAKTVYLAAILFLGSGLIGIAHNFYWNAKSIETIALGGVLSSLQVAPLILLTVSAWRFRNIPESTFHQLQELEGPQATFGLSTPFLFLIGVNFWNFFGAGVFGLAINLPIVNYYQHGTYLTVNHAHAALFGVYGNLAIAAMLFCGRWNIGPDRWNTKLLHTSFWSMNVGLLLMVVMDLFPVGVHQLVVAMTHGYAYARSQAFLETSTFQMFTWLRGLGVLVFVVGGVFPLVWFMVSRWINLRLAETKEEQLVTQGSVLTMLEG
- a CDS encoding alpha/beta fold hydrolase; protein product: MSDPLNKHNRSRRWRRENFARISRVKRGMIYGTFPLTFLFAASWIITNYLVRQSDLRAPRDSSTGILLGAEVRDLGNYDSTGAVLFVHGFAGGSNNFSDLPDRLAKLGWRVRVMRLPGHGTSPFDFEKKSADELIRAVRNELIHLKKQYKEVVIVGHSMGCALSAVAVKDVSVDKLVFGAPFFGIRYKKYYVLPVETWISLLNPVLRWIHKGTGNIKVNRTEAKGKIFSYQWFPLKGVKTLVEIGKKAKRDEILKAIQSPLLCFHSSQDEAASPKAAHEAFQAVASHDKRLIWVNSSNHHIFWDFDRETVMKETEQFIGIPSFR